The following is a genomic window from Candidatus Korarchaeota archaeon NZ13-K.
CCCTATGGCTCTCCCCAGATCCCCCTTCTCCACCACGAATATCAGCCTGTTCTCTTCCCTATCCTCAACAACGTCCTTCGGGCTCACCCCAAGCATGTCCTGGAAGAGCCTGATGTACCTGAGCTTCTCAGGGGGTATTATTATCTTTCTCCTCGAAATCATCGCACCTCCTTCCCGAGGAGTTCCAGGATCCTCGACTCCCCCTCCTCCAGTATCGCGGCGGCCGACACGAAGAACGGTCTCTTGAAGGCCCTTCCCAGCTCCAGGGACCTGCCCTGATACCTGAGCAGGGGGACCCCTGAGAGCTTGGAGAGGTACTCTATCTCCCTCCTCAGGCTCTCCGGCGCGTTGCTCGCTATCACCACAAGCTTCGGGCTCTCTCCGGACTTCAACCTCTTTATGACCTTCTTGGCCCCCAGAAGGACCTTCCCTGACTTGAAAGCCAGGTAGAGCTCGGTCTCAATGTTGCTACTCATCTCCCAGCACCTCCTCCCTTCCACCGCCCAGGTCCCATAGCACCGATACCTTGCCGGTCCCTATTGGTGGTGTCTGTCCCATTATTAAAGCATCGAGTGGACCGAGGATCCTGTTCACCTCTCCCCTCCTGGCCGTGTTCAGTATGACGTGAGTGGTCCACTCGAAGGCCATCTTGCTGAGTGGGGTCTTCATCTCACTGAAGAAGCCCGAGGAAACCCCAGCGGCCTGCAACCTTATCGCCTCGATCGTCCCGGAGTATGTCATGGTGTCCGCGACCAGCGATATGTACCTTCTATCCACCTCCAGACCCTGCTCCTCGAGTATGCTCGCTAGCTCGTTGAATATGCAGTTCCTGGCGGCCTCTATACCCAGAACCCTCTCAACCTCCTTGCAGTCGTTTGTTATGGTTCTCGCGATGTCAACGCAGCTCATGCTTAGCACAGCAGCCAGGTTTGAAC
Proteins encoded in this region:
- a CDS encoding NusA-like transcription termination signal-binding factor, whose protein sequence is MISRRKIIIPPEKLRYIRLFQDMLGVSPKDVVEDREENRLIFVVEKGDLGRAIG
- a CDS encoding 50S ribosomal protein L30e — encoded protein: MEGRRCWEMSSNIETELYLAFKSGKVLLGAKKVIKRLKSGESPKLVVIASNAPESLRREIEYLSKLSGVPLLRYQGRSLELGRAFKRPFFVSAAAILEEGESRILELLGKEVR